A window of Xylophilus sp. GW821-FHT01B05 contains these coding sequences:
- a CDS encoding MATE family efflux transporter, producing MTTTAFDSRTRALLEGPILPTLLRMAWPNVLVMAAQAGAGLIETWFIGRLGTDALAGMALAFPTVMLMQMVSGGAIGGGIASAIARALGARRRDDANALVLHSVVIAIGFGLLFTLVMVLGGRALYARMGGSGASLEAALIYSHWVFGGAVLVWLFNSLAAVIRGTGNMGLPAAVTCVGVVALLPLSPLLIFGWGPLPGLGIAGGALALLLYYAVGTAVLAAYLWRGRSPLRPSWAMAQLRRPLFADILRVGLLAALSAVSTNLAIGVATALVGRFGPAAIAGYGTAARLEYLLVPLVFGLGAPLVAMVGTCMGAGLRERALRAAWMGAAMAAGLTEAVGLAAAIWPRQWLGLFGSDPAMLEAGAQYLRLVGPTYGFFGLGLALYFASQGAGRLRWPVIGNLLRLAVAAGGGIWVLQAGGGLGGVFAVQGLALLLYGLCIASAIAGGAWFGRVGWPRSTSGLLRRLEAA from the coding sequence CCCACGCTGCTGCGCATGGCCTGGCCCAACGTGCTGGTGATGGCGGCGCAGGCCGGCGCCGGCCTGATCGAGACCTGGTTCATCGGCCGGCTGGGCACCGACGCGCTGGCCGGCATGGCGCTGGCGTTCCCTACCGTGATGCTGATGCAGATGGTGTCGGGCGGCGCGATTGGCGGCGGCATTGCCTCGGCCATCGCGCGGGCGCTGGGCGCGCGGCGGCGCGACGATGCCAATGCGCTGGTGCTGCACTCGGTGGTGATCGCCATCGGCTTTGGCCTGCTGTTCACGCTGGTGATGGTGTTGGGTGGGCGCGCGCTGTATGCGCGCATGGGCGGCAGCGGCGCCTCGCTGGAGGCGGCGCTGATCTACTCGCACTGGGTGTTTGGCGGCGCGGTGCTGGTGTGGCTGTTCAACTCGCTGGCGGCGGTGATCCGTGGCACCGGCAACATGGGCTTGCCCGCAGCCGTTACCTGCGTGGGCGTGGTGGCGCTGCTGCCGCTGTCGCCCCTGCTGATCTTTGGCTGGGGGCCGCTGCCGGGCCTGGGCATTGCGGGTGGCGCGCTGGCGCTGCTGCTGTACTACGCCGTGGGCACTGCGGTGCTGGCGGCCTACCTGTGGCGCGGGCGCTCGCCGCTGCGGCCTTCTTGGGCGATGGCGCAACTGCGCCGGCCGCTGTTTGCCGACATCCTGCGCGTGGGCCTGCTGGCGGCCTTGTCGGCGGTGTCCACCAACCTGGCGATAGGCGTGGCAACGGCGCTGGTCGGGCGCTTCGGGCCGGCCGCCATCGCCGGCTATGGCACGGCGGCGCGGCTGGAATATCTGCTGGTGCCGCTGGTGTTTGGCCTGGGCGCGCCGCTGGTGGCCATGGTCGGCACCTGCATGGGCGCGGGGCTGCGCGAGCGGGCGCTGCGTGCCGCCTGGATGGGCGCGGCGATGGCCGCCGGCCTGACCGAGGCCGTCGGCCTGGCCGCCGCCATCTGGCCGCGCCAGTGGCTGGGCCTGTTCGGCAGCGATCCGGCCATGTTGGAGGCCGGCGCGCAGTACCTGCGCCTGGTCGGGCCGACCTATGGCTTCTTCGGCCTGGGGCTGGCCTTGTACTTTGCCTCGCAGGGCGCGGGCCGGCTGCGCTGGCCGGTGATTGGCAACCTGCTGCGGCTGGCCGTGGCGGCCGGTGGCGGCATCTGGGTGCTGCAGGCCGGCGGCGGGTTGGGCGGCGTCTTTGCGGTGCAGGGCCTGGCGCTGCTGCTGTATGGGCTGTGCATTGCCTCGGCGATTGCCGGCGGCGCCTGGTTTGGCCGCGTCGGCTGGCCGCGCAGCACCAGCGGATTGCTGCGGCGGCTTGAGGCGGCTTGA